A genomic region of Acidobacteriota bacterium contains the following coding sequences:
- a CDS encoding efflux RND transporter periplasmic adaptor subunit gives MTEENNEEFNKETEMGENSKPTPNRKPLYIALSVIGVVLAGVLLFWYLGSREGGNAVPAPRTVTFDDNSTGQATETTAEQTVTILPDQVEKIGLKIETVGETLSSEAMDGASTGVVQSNAYKETPVISLLGGVLRSVSGELGQYVGKGQTLAVIFSDELAASQSRYLALQTDAQAARQNYDRTAKLVKISPVSNTDVDQMLARLKTVQAELEENRKRHDRTLKLLEIGAVSREEFEQATTKVRASEADVEEAKKRFDRAVKVAEINPVSRNEFEQAAVKRQTAESDLATAKQRLLLLGLSPQKVNSLRSPSQITSEIALIAPISGTITKRDVNAGEVVEANKELMRVTNLASVWVIAQVFEKDLSSVRDGSGASVTTGAYPDRLFRGHVTYIDPNISPETRTAQVRVELDNPGQVLKIGMYVNVAFGAGGMAERTMPMIPSSAVQNMNDKQVVFVATDKPNVFNIKPVRLGKENNGRFVVLEGLNVGDKIVTDGSFLLRAEILKKDPTHH, from the coding sequence ATGACCGAAGAGAATAACGAAGAGTTCAATAAAGAAACAGAAATGGGCGAAAACTCGAAGCCAACACCGAATCGAAAGCCGCTGTATATCGCATTATCGGTCATCGGCGTTGTCCTAGCGGGAGTGTTACTTTTTTGGTATTTGGGCTCGCGTGAGGGTGGAAATGCCGTCCCGGCTCCACGGACGGTCACATTCGACGACAACAGCACCGGACAAGCAACAGAAACTACGGCCGAACAAACTGTCACCATTCTGCCCGATCAGGTTGAAAAGATCGGCTTGAAGATCGAAACGGTTGGCGAAACGTTATCGAGTGAAGCAATGGATGGGGCCTCGACCGGCGTCGTCCAGTCAAATGCCTACAAAGAAACGCCGGTGATCTCACTTCTCGGTGGGGTACTCCGATCCGTTAGTGGCGAACTAGGCCAGTATGTTGGCAAAGGCCAAACGCTTGCCGTTATCTTCAGCGATGAACTTGCAGCGTCTCAATCGCGCTATCTGGCCTTGCAAACCGACGCTCAGGCCGCACGGCAAAACTACGACCGGACGGCAAAACTCGTTAAGATCAGCCCCGTGAGCAATACAGACGTTGACCAAATGTTGGCGCGGTTAAAAACCGTTCAGGCTGAGCTGGAAGAAAACCGTAAGAGACATGACCGTACGCTTAAGTTACTTGAAATAGGGGCTGTCAGCCGCGAGGAATTTGAGCAGGCCACGACAAAAGTACGAGCGTCGGAGGCGGACGTTGAAGAAGCGAAAAAAAGATTTGACCGTGCCGTCAAGGTCGCCGAGATCAATCCTGTCAGCCGAAACGAATTTGAGCAGGCCGCCGTCAAACGCCAAACGGCCGAATCCGACCTTGCGACCGCCAAGCAAAGACTCTTGTTGCTAGGTTTGTCACCGCAAAAAGTAAATTCGCTCCGCTCCCCATCGCAAATAACGTCGGAGATCGCATTGATTGCGCCTATATCAGGCACGATCACAAAGCGAGACGTAAACGCGGGTGAAGTTGTCGAGGCAAACAAGGAATTGATGCGTGTTACAAATCTCGCAAGCGTTTGGGTTATCGCTCAGGTCTTTGAAAAGGACCTTTCATCAGTTCGTGATGGAAGCGGAGCAAGCGTTACAACCGGCGCCTATCCTGACAGGCTCTTTCGCGGTCACGTAACCTACATCGACCCAAATATCAGCCCCGAAACACGCACCGCACAAGTCAGAGTCGAACTCGACAATCCGGGACAAGTCTTGAAGATCGGAATGTACGTAAACGTCGCCTTTGGCGCGGGTGGGATGGCCGAACGCACAATGCCGATGATCCCGTCGTCTGCCGTCCAAAATATGAACGACAAACAGGTTGTTTTCGTCGCCACCGACAAACCAAATGTCTTTAATATAAAGCCGGTGCGTCTCGGCAAAGAAAACAACGGTAGGTTTGTCGTTCTCGAAGGGCTGAATGTCGGCGACAAGATCGTCACAGACGGCAGCTTCCTGCTCCGTGCTGAAATACTAAAAAAGGACCCGACACATCATTAA
- a CDS encoding YHS domain-containing protein — protein MIIDLVCKMEIDEEAASYSLNYDGKDYFFCSEGCMEEFTRRPLDYVESV, from the coding sequence ATGATTATAGACTTGGTTTGTAAAATGGAGATTGACGAAGAAGCCGCCAGCTATTCGTTGAATTATGATGGCAAAGACTACTTTTTTTGTTCGGAAGGGTGTATGGAAGAATTCACGCGTCGCCCGCTTGATTATGTAGAATCCGTTTAG